A DNA window from Heliomicrobium undosum contains the following coding sequences:
- the ppdK gene encoding pyruvate, phosphate dikinase — MSKKWVYLFEEGKAEMKSLLGGKGANLAEMTNIGLPVPPGLTITTEACNAYYDAGKDFPEGLMEQVKSALAEVEAKLDKKFGDAENPLLVSVRSGAVFSMPGMMDTILNLGLNDVTVKGLAQETQNDRFALDCYRRFIQMYSDVVLGASHADFEHILEDYRERQGVRFDNELSVDSLSALIEDYKTMVRRTTGQTFPQDPMAQLEGAVRAVFSSWNNDRACVYRQINRIPDNLGTAVNVQAMVFGNMGNDCGTGVAFTRNPSTGERALYGEYLINAQGEDVVAGIRTPLHISRMQEELPECFDQFVEICGILERHYRNMQDIEFTIERGKLWMLQTRNGKRTAAAAVKIAVDMVQEGLISKEEAILRVEPEHLDQLLHRRIDPSAKLTVIATGLPASPGAASGKVVFDADEAEALGKAGEKVILVRMETTPDDIHGIVQAQGILTSRGGMTSHAAVVARQMGKPCVCGCEALRIDYNRGDFAVATAAGGIKTYRKGDIISIDGATGRVIEGVVPMLEPELTKEFRVLLDWADELRTLGVRANADKPEEAEMARNFGAAGIGLTRTEHMFMAQERLPIVQEMILAQSLDEREAALAKLLPMQQGDFYGILKAMAGFPVCIRLLDPPLHEFLPNLEDLLVDTTRLNCAIETADGDSKESLLDELNEKEQLMKKVRALHEFNPMLGHRGCRLGITYPEIYAMQARAIFQAVVQLVNEGFDVEPEVEIPLVAEVKELAYLRKVVEETAAAVMTETGTKFHYTVGTMIEVPRAALTADQIAKEAQFFSFGTNDLTQTTFGFSRDDAESKFLGIYTDRKLLADNPFVVLDREGVGGLMKIAVEKGRATRPDLLVGICGEHGGEPSSIEFCHLIGLNFVSCSPYRVPIARLAAAQAAVRNG, encoded by the coding sequence ATGTCTAAAAAATGGGTCTACCTCTTTGAGGAAGGCAAAGCGGAAATGAAATCCTTGTTGGGCGGCAAAGGCGCCAACCTGGCCGAGATGACCAACATCGGTCTGCCTGTTCCGCCGGGCCTCACCATCACCACTGAGGCTTGCAACGCCTACTACGACGCTGGCAAAGACTTTCCTGAAGGGTTGATGGAACAAGTCAAGTCCGCCCTGGCCGAAGTGGAGGCCAAACTGGACAAGAAATTCGGCGACGCCGAAAACCCCCTGCTTGTTTCCGTCCGTTCCGGCGCCGTTTTCTCCATGCCCGGGATGATGGACACGATCCTGAACCTGGGCCTCAATGATGTGACTGTCAAAGGCCTTGCCCAGGAGACCCAGAACGACCGTTTCGCCCTCGACTGCTATCGCCGCTTCATCCAGATGTACTCTGACGTCGTTCTCGGCGCCTCACACGCCGATTTTGAACATATCCTGGAAGACTACCGGGAACGCCAAGGCGTTCGCTTCGACAACGAACTGTCGGTGGATAGCTTGAGCGCCCTGATCGAAGACTACAAGACCATGGTCCGGCGCACAACCGGCCAGACCTTCCCGCAGGATCCCATGGCTCAACTGGAAGGGGCTGTCCGCGCCGTCTTCTCCTCCTGGAACAATGACCGCGCCTGCGTCTACCGCCAGATCAACCGGATCCCCGACAACCTCGGCACAGCCGTCAACGTGCAGGCCATGGTCTTCGGCAACATGGGCAACGACTGTGGCACCGGCGTGGCTTTCACCCGCAACCCTTCGACAGGGGAAAGGGCGCTTTACGGCGAGTACCTGATCAACGCCCAGGGCGAAGACGTCGTTGCCGGTATCCGCACGCCGCTACATATCTCGCGCATGCAGGAAGAACTGCCCGAATGTTTTGATCAGTTCGTCGAGATCTGTGGGATCCTGGAGCGGCACTACCGCAACATGCAGGACATCGAGTTCACCATCGAACGGGGCAAGCTCTGGATGCTGCAGACCCGCAACGGCAAACGGACCGCCGCCGCCGCCGTCAAAATCGCCGTTGACATGGTACAGGAAGGCCTGATCAGCAAGGAAGAAGCGATCCTGCGCGTCGAACCGGAACACCTGGACCAACTGCTCCACCGCCGCATCGACCCGTCAGCCAAACTGACCGTGATTGCCACCGGCTTGCCGGCCTCTCCCGGCGCTGCCTCGGGCAAGGTCGTCTTTGACGCCGATGAGGCGGAAGCCCTCGGTAAGGCGGGGGAAAAGGTGATCCTGGTCCGGATGGAGACGACACCGGATGACATCCATGGCATCGTCCAGGCCCAGGGGATCCTGACCAGCCGCGGCGGGATGACCTCCCACGCCGCCGTCGTAGCCCGCCAGATGGGCAAACCCTGTGTCTGCGGTTGCGAGGCCCTGCGCATCGACTACAACCGCGGCGACTTTGCCGTCGCCACCGCCGCCGGCGGGATCAAGACCTACCGCAAGGGCGACATCATCTCCATCGACGGCGCCACTGGACGCGTCATCGAAGGGGTCGTTCCCATGCTCGAACCGGAATTGACGAAGGAGTTCCGCGTCCTTCTCGACTGGGCCGACGAGCTCCGCACCCTCGGCGTCCGCGCCAACGCCGACAAGCCGGAGGAAGCGGAAATGGCCCGTAACTTCGGCGCCGCCGGCATCGGCCTCACCCGGACGGAACACATGTTCATGGCCCAGGAGCGGCTGCCCATCGTGCAGGAGATGATCCTCGCCCAGTCTCTCGATGAGCGCGAAGCGGCGCTGGCGAAGCTGTTGCCGATGCAGCAGGGCGATTTCTACGGCATCCTCAAGGCCATGGCCGGCTTCCCTGTCTGCATCCGCCTGCTCGACCCGCCCCTCCATGAGTTCCTGCCGAACCTAGAAGACCTGCTTGTCGACACGACCCGCCTGAACTGCGCCATCGAGACAGCTGATGGAGACAGTAAAGAGTCCCTGCTCGACGAACTCAATGAAAAAGAACAACTGATGAAGAAAGTCAGGGCTCTCCACGAGTTCAACCCCATGCTCGGCCATCGCGGCTGCCGCCTGGGGATCACCTATCCCGAAATCTACGCCATGCAGGCGCGAGCCATCTTCCAGGCCGTGGTTCAACTGGTCAATGAAGGGTTTGACGTGGAGCCTGAGGTCGAGATCCCGCTGGTGGCCGAGGTCAAAGAACTGGCCTACCTGCGCAAGGTTGTCGAAGAGACAGCCGCTGCCGTCATGACTGAGACGGGGACCAAGTTCCACTACACCGTCGGCACCATGATCGAGGTGCCCCGGGCAGCCCTGACAGCCGACCAGATTGCGAAAGAAGCCCAGTTCTTCTCCTTCGGCACCAACGACCTGACCCAGACCACCTTCGGCTTTTCCCGCGACGACGCCGAATCGAAGTTCCTCGGCATCTATACGGACCGGAAGCTCCTGGCCGACAATCCCTTTGTCGTTCTTGACCGGGAAGGTGTTGGCGGTCTGATGAAGATTGCCGTAGAAAAAGGACGCGCCACCCGTCCCGACCTGCTCGTCGGCATCTGCGGCGAACATGGCGGTGAGCCGTCATCCATTGAGTTTTGCCACCTCATCGGCCTCAACTTCGTCTCCTGCTCGCCCTACCGGGTGCCCATCGCCCGCCTGGCGGCGGCTCAAGCGGCCGTCCGGAACGGATAA
- a CDS encoding pyruvate, water dikinase regulatory protein has protein sequence MASADGGKPVIYVVSDSIGETAEFVVRAAASQFDGQGFEIKRVPYVLDRSHIQEIIEEAARHRSIIAYTLVIDEQRETLLRLAQERQIPTIDVLGPTIERLQKLTNLKPAQKPGLLHQLDEQYFRKVEAIEFAVKYDDGKDPRGILHADMILIGVSRTSKTPVCMYLAHKRIKAANVPLVPEVAPPEELFQLPRRKVVGLTISPQLLNGIRTERLRALGLAGNADYASHQRILQELDYAESIMKRVGCPIINVTNKAVEETAARVLEYYYRGERNV, from the coding sequence ATCGCTAGCGCGGATGGTGGAAAACCAGTCATCTACGTAGTCTCCGATTCCATCGGTGAAACTGCCGAATTTGTCGTTCGCGCCGCCGCCAGCCAGTTTGACGGTCAGGGGTTCGAGATCAAGCGAGTGCCCTACGTGCTGGATCGGAGCCACATCCAAGAAATCATCGAGGAGGCGGCCAGGCATCGCAGCATCATCGCCTACACGCTGGTCATCGATGAACAGCGCGAGACGCTGTTGCGCCTTGCCCAAGAGCGCCAGATCCCGACGATCGATGTGCTTGGGCCGACGATCGAGCGGCTCCAGAAATTGACCAATTTGAAACCGGCCCAAAAACCGGGATTGCTGCACCAACTGGATGAACAGTATTTCCGCAAAGTCGAGGCTATCGAGTTTGCCGTGAAATATGACGATGGCAAGGATCCCCGCGGCATCCTGCACGCCGATATGATCCTGATTGGCGTGTCACGCACATCCAAGACGCCTGTCTGCATGTATCTGGCCCATAAACGGATCAAGGCGGCCAACGTGCCTCTCGTTCCTGAGGTGGCGCCGCCGGAAGAACTCTTTCAACTGCCGCGACGCAAGGTGGTGGGCCTGACGATCTCACCGCAACTGCTCAATGGCATCCGCACAGAACGGCTACGCGCCCTTGGACTGGCCGGCAATGCCGACTACGCGAGCCACCAGCGGATCCTGCAGGAACTGGACTACGCCGAAAGCATCATGAAACGCGTCGGCTGTCCAATTATTAACGTCACCAACAAAGCGGTGGAAGAGACTGCCGCACGCGTGTTGGAATATTATTACCGGGGGGAACGGAATGTCTAA
- a CDS encoding helix-turn-helix transcriptional regulator, with protein sequence MELSERQVKIVQIVKEKGPITGEQIADLLELTRATLRPDLAILTMSGILEARPRVGYYYNGRSGNTLVARAISKLRVKDIKSLPVVARETASVYDAVVTMFTEDVGTLSVVDGDGYLSGVVSRKDLLKIAISGGDVHKMPVGMVMTRMPNIITVTPDDTVYLAAKRLITHQIDALPVVRTFVQPNGQERLEVVGRLTKTNITRFFVELGNDEL encoded by the coding sequence ATCGAACTCTCTGAACGCCAGGTCAAAATCGTACAGATCGTGAAGGAGAAAGGGCCGATCACAGGGGAGCAGATCGCCGATCTTTTGGAGTTGACCCGCGCGACCTTACGGCCCGATCTCGCAATCCTTACCATGTCGGGAATTCTGGAAGCCCGTCCCCGGGTAGGCTACTATTATAACGGCAGGTCAGGGAACACGCTTGTGGCTCGCGCCATCAGCAAGCTCCGTGTCAAGGACATCAAATCCCTGCCGGTGGTGGCGCGGGAGACGGCCAGCGTCTATGACGCTGTTGTCACCATGTTCACCGAGGATGTGGGGACCCTTTCTGTCGTCGATGGCGATGGTTATCTTTCCGGCGTCGTCTCCCGCAAAGACCTCCTCAAGATCGCCATTAGCGGCGGCGATGTTCACAAGATGCCTGTCGGGATGGTGATGACCCGCATGCCGAACATCATCACTGTGACACCCGATGACACTGTCTACCTCGCGGCCAAGCGGCTGATCACCCATCAAATTGACGCGCTGCCTGTCGTTCGCACCTTTGTCCAGCCCAATGGACAGGAACGGTTGGAAGTGGTGGGACGGCTGACCAAAACGAACATCACCCGCTTCTTTGTAGAACTTGGGAACGACGAATTGTAA
- the glyS gene encoding glycine--tRNA ligase subunit beta, giving the protein MNTRDLLLEIGTEEIPAKFMPPALAQLRELAEKGLQEARLAYGAVETYGTPRRLTLYVRQVAAQQEDLRLEVKGPAVKAGFDKEGNPTKAAQGFARSQGVDVSALVTRDLVGVPYLYALRTESGRPAREVLPQLLKGWISGLSFPKPMRWAWGETRFARPIRWIVALYGEEVAPVEVEGVQAGRTTCGHRFLGGGPIELTQPSEYLERLEEAYVIADPQKRKALIWKQITELAAAVGGQVAEDEGLLDEINYLVEYPTALCGEVDADYMHLPEAVLITPMKEHQRYFPVKSPSGGLLPKFITVRNGTSEHLPVVRAGNEKVLRARLADAAFFYAEDQKTPLDAQKEKLKKIVFQESLGTVYERVEREQALTAFLADSMNVPAALRERALRAAELAKADLVTHMVYEFPELQGIMGERYALLSGEAPEVAHAIREHYQPRFSGDAVPGAMEGTLVALADKIDAIVGCFSIGIIPTGSQDPYALRRQAQGICQIIMRGNLPLSLAAVIEKSYNLYAAAGRPTRSLEQTQRDLSEFFRQRLRFLLGEEGIRYDTIDAVLAEGFDQPAEVLKRAKALSDFRRAEAFSALITAYTRAANLAKKGGDKSIQPDLFEQATEGELYKALQAAEEQVRQAGGDYGAILAAVAALRPAVDAFFNAVMVMADDPAIRENRLALLNGVIGLTRGVADLSKLVD; this is encoded by the coding sequence GTGAACACTCGCGATCTGTTATTGGAAATCGGAACAGAAGAAATCCCGGCGAAATTCATGCCTCCCGCCCTGGCCCAACTGCGCGAGTTGGCCGAAAAGGGGCTTCAGGAGGCCCGCCTGGCCTACGGCGCCGTTGAAACCTACGGTACCCCGCGGCGCCTCACCCTCTATGTCAGGCAAGTGGCGGCGCAACAGGAAGACCTGCGGCTGGAAGTGAAAGGCCCGGCCGTCAAGGCCGGCTTTGACAAAGAGGGCAACCCGACGAAGGCCGCCCAGGGTTTTGCCCGCTCTCAGGGCGTTGATGTTTCGGCCCTGGTGACCCGTGATCTGGTCGGCGTGCCCTACCTCTATGCCCTCCGCACCGAAAGCGGACGACCCGCCCGGGAGGTGCTGCCGCAACTGCTGAAAGGTTGGATCAGCGGTCTTTCATTCCCGAAACCGATGCGCTGGGCCTGGGGTGAGACGCGGTTCGCCCGGCCTATCCGCTGGATCGTTGCCCTCTATGGCGAGGAAGTCGCCCCTGTTGAGGTTGAAGGGGTGCAAGCGGGCCGGACGACCTGCGGTCACCGCTTTCTCGGCGGCGGTCCGATCGAACTGACCCAACCGTCGGAATACCTGGAACGCCTGGAAGAGGCTTACGTTATCGCCGATCCGCAAAAACGCAAGGCATTGATCTGGAAGCAAATCACCGAGCTTGCCGCCGCCGTAGGCGGTCAGGTCGCCGAGGACGAAGGGCTGCTCGATGAGATCAACTACCTGGTCGAGTATCCCACAGCACTTTGCGGCGAGGTGGACGCTGATTACATGCACCTGCCCGAAGCGGTGCTGATCACGCCGATGAAGGAGCACCAGCGCTACTTCCCTGTGAAAAGTCCCTCCGGCGGCCTGCTGCCCAAATTCATCACCGTCCGCAACGGCACATCTGAGCATCTCCCGGTCGTCCGGGCCGGCAACGAAAAGGTGTTGCGGGCGCGTTTAGCCGACGCCGCTTTCTTCTATGCGGAAGACCAAAAGACCCCCTTGGACGCCCAGAAGGAGAAACTGAAAAAGATCGTCTTTCAGGAAAGCCTAGGCACCGTCTATGAGCGGGTCGAACGGGAACAGGCGCTCACCGCTTTCCTGGCTGACAGCATGAACGTCCCGGCGGCGTTGCGGGAGCGTGCCCTGCGTGCTGCTGAACTGGCCAAGGCCGATCTGGTCACCCATATGGTCTACGAGTTTCCGGAACTGCAAGGGATCATGGGGGAACGGTACGCCCTATTATCGGGAGAGGCGCCTGAAGTCGCCCATGCTATCCGTGAGCACTACCAGCCCCGCTTCTCCGGCGATGCCGTCCCCGGCGCCATGGAAGGGACCCTGGTTGCTCTAGCCGATAAGATCGACGCCATCGTCGGCTGCTTCTCTATCGGCATCATTCCGACGGGCTCCCAGGATCCCTACGCGTTGCGCCGGCAGGCCCAGGGCATCTGCCAGATCATCATGCGAGGCAACCTGCCCTTGTCCCTGGCAGCAGTGATCGAGAAGTCCTACAACCTCTACGCCGCAGCGGGCCGGCCGACGCGCAGTCTGGAACAGACACAAAGAGACCTGTCCGAATTTTTCCGCCAGCGCTTGCGCTTTCTCCTCGGGGAAGAGGGGATCCGTTACGACACCATCGACGCCGTGCTGGCCGAGGGCTTCGATCAACCGGCCGAGGTGCTGAAACGGGCCAAAGCCTTGTCCGACTTCCGCCGGGCTGAGGCCTTCTCGGCGCTGATCACCGCCTACACGCGGGCTGCCAACCTGGCCAAGAAGGGCGGCGATAAATCCATCCAGCCTGACCTCTTTGAACAGGCGACAGAAGGTGAACTCTACAAGGCCTTGCAGGCGGCGGAAGAGCAAGTCCGGCAGGCTGGCGGCGACTACGGCGCTATCCTGGCGGCTGTAGCCGCCCTGCGTCCGGCTGTGGACGCTTTCTTCAACGCCGTCATGGTTATGGCCGACGATCCGGCCATCCGAGAAAACCGTCTCGCCCTCCTCAACGGTGTTATCGGACTGACCCGGGGAGTGGCTGATCTGAGCAAGCTCGTCGATTAA
- the glyQ gene encoding glycine--tRNA ligase subunit alpha, with protein sequence MNFQEIILALNQFWGEQGCIIQQPYDVEKGAGTMNPATFLRALGPEPWNVAYVEPSRRPTDGRYGENPNRLQHYYQYQVILKPSPDDVLEMYLDSLRRLGIDPLKHDIRFVEDNWESPTLGAWGLGWEVWLDGMEVTQFTYFQQCGGIDCRPVCAEITYGIERIAMFIQQKDSVYDIEWVEGITYGDVHHQGEVDYSHYNFEVADTAALFNFFDMYEKEALRVIEKELVQPAYDYVLKCSHTFNLLDARGAISVTERTGFITRVRHLARVCAQAYVKQRERLRYPLIKDPAQRQRLGLDQENAGE encoded by the coding sequence GTGAATTTTCAAGAGATCATTCTGGCGCTCAACCAGTTCTGGGGGGAACAGGGATGCATCATTCAGCAGCCCTATGACGTGGAGAAAGGCGCCGGCACGATGAACCCGGCCACCTTCCTGCGCGCCCTGGGACCAGAGCCCTGGAATGTGGCCTATGTGGAACCCTCTCGCCGTCCCACCGATGGGCGCTATGGCGAAAACCCCAACCGGTTGCAGCACTACTACCAGTATCAGGTCATCCTCAAGCCCTCTCCCGACGATGTGCTGGAGATGTACCTGGACAGCCTGCGCCGCCTGGGCATCGACCCGCTCAAGCATGACATCCGTTTCGTCGAAGACAACTGGGAATCGCCCACCCTTGGCGCTTGGGGTCTTGGTTGGGAGGTTTGGCTTGACGGCATGGAGGTGACCCAGTTCACCTACTTCCAGCAGTGCGGGGGCATCGACTGCCGTCCCGTTTGCGCCGAGATCACCTATGGCATCGAACGGATCGCTATGTTCATCCAACAGAAGGATTCCGTATACGACATCGAATGGGTCGAAGGCATCACCTACGGCGATGTCCATCACCAGGGTGAGGTCGATTACTCCCATTACAACTTTGAAGTGGCCGATACGGCAGCGCTGTTCAACTTCTTCGACATGTATGAAAAAGAGGCGCTGCGGGTGATCGAAAAAGAGCTGGTGCAACCGGCCTACGACTATGTGCTCAAGTGTTCCCACACCTTCAACCTCCTTGATGCCAGGGGCGCCATCTCGGTGACGGAACGAACCGGCTTCATCACCCGTGTTCGCCACTTGGCCCGAGTATGCGCCCAGGCTTATGTAAAACAGCGGGAACGTCTCCGTTATCCCTTGATCAAGGATCCGGCGCAGCGCCAGCGGCTCGGTCTTGATCAGGAGAACGCAGGGGAGTAG
- the recO gene encoding DNA repair protein RecO, whose product MRVYRAQALVLRSRSYGEADRLLTLLTRERGKVSAIAKGVRKPTSRLRAGTQPLTHSQLVLYEGKNLQTVTQAEPVESFAALHGDVDRFSHASSMAELVDRLSPDHGGADLFPLLLTGWHLLSVFPGDLVACLFQLRLLDRLGYCPELFLCLDCGEQVEIADSGPWPAYSPEMGGLVGNCCRHRHGNIGLIAPGALALLRHLLQMDPRDLGRLRVGPKLLRHVSAVLKDTIRCRSEGNMRSWAVMESVGRSLADEPEPKADQPEAEKEPQRPR is encoded by the coding sequence ATGCGCGTCTACCGTGCCCAGGCGCTGGTCCTGCGCAGCCGGAGTTATGGCGAAGCGGACCGGCTGCTTACACTGCTCACCCGTGAACGGGGAAAGGTGTCCGCCATCGCCAAAGGGGTGCGCAAACCGACGAGCCGCCTCCGCGCCGGCACGCAGCCGCTGACCCATAGCCAACTCGTCCTCTATGAGGGCAAGAACCTGCAGACGGTGACCCAGGCGGAACCGGTCGAATCCTTCGCCGCCCTCCATGGTGATGTGGATCGTTTTAGCCATGCCTCCTCTATGGCCGAACTGGTCGACCGGCTCAGCCCCGATCACGGCGGGGCTGACCTTTTCCCGTTGCTCCTGACGGGGTGGCATCTGCTCTCCGTCTTTCCAGGCGACCTGGTTGCCTGTCTGTTCCAACTGCGCCTGCTCGACCGGTTGGGCTACTGCCCAGAGCTATTTCTCTGCCTGGACTGCGGCGAACAGGTTGAAATCGCCGATTCGGGTCCCTGGCCGGCCTATTCGCCGGAGATGGGCGGGTTGGTCGGAAACTGTTGCCGCCATCGCCACGGTAATATAGGTCTGATCGCCCCCGGGGCACTCGCGCTGCTGCGCCATCTGTTGCAGATGGATCCGCGCGATCTCGGACGTTTGCGAGTCGGTCCCAAGTTGCTGCGCCACGTTTCCGCGGTGCTCAAGGATACCATCCGCTGTCGTTCTGAAGGGAATATGCGTTCCTGGGCGGTTATGGAATCAGTCGGACGCTCCCTGGCCGATGAACCAGAACCCAAGGCAGATCAACCGGAAGCGGAAAAAGAGCCCCAGAGACCTCGCTGA
- the deoC gene encoding deoxyribose-phosphate aldolase produces MIAVSLPTGDRWTRERVAPLIDHTLLKPDAEEAQIEVLCREAAAYGFAAVCVNPVWVETCATLLQGSPVKVATVIGFPLGASLSRVKALEAREALRGGALELDMVMNVGWAKMGRWNAIETDIAAVVEEARRKPGAIVKVILETALLTDEEITAACHRALDAGADYVKTSTGFGPGGATAAHVSLMAETVEKRARVKASGGIRTAETAVRMLEAGADRLGTSASLVILDGLPGFAGVSASR; encoded by the coding sequence GTGATAGCCGTGAGCTTGCCAACAGGGGATAGGTGGACCCGTGAGAGGGTCGCGCCACTCATCGACCATACGCTGTTGAAACCGGATGCGGAGGAGGCGCAGATCGAAGTCCTCTGCCGCGAGGCAGCAGCCTACGGTTTTGCCGCTGTCTGTGTCAACCCCGTCTGGGTGGAAACCTGCGCCACCCTGTTGCAGGGCAGCCCGGTCAAGGTGGCCACTGTCATCGGCTTTCCCCTTGGCGCCTCCCTGAGTCGCGTGAAAGCCCTGGAGGCGCGAGAAGCATTGCGGGGCGGCGCGCTCGAATTGGATATGGTGATGAATGTGGGCTGGGCCAAGATGGGACGTTGGAACGCCATAGAGACGGATATCGCGGCTGTCGTTGAAGAAGCCCGCCGAAAGCCTGGGGCCATCGTCAAGGTGATCCTGGAGACGGCGTTGCTCACTGACGAGGAGATCACAGCCGCCTGTCATCGCGCCTTGGACGCAGGCGCCGATTACGTGAAAACGTCGACGGGCTTTGGGCCCGGAGGCGCCACAGCCGCTCATGTGTCACTCATGGCGGAAACAGTGGAGAAGCGCGCCCGTGTTAAGGCCTCCGGGGGCATCCGGACGGCAGAAACGGCTGTGCGCATGCTCGAAGCCGGCGCCGATCGCCTGGGGACCAGCGCCTCACTGGTCATCCTTGACGGCCTCCCCGGCTTCGCCGGGGTCTCCGCATCGAGGTAG
- the era gene encoding GTPase Era, giving the protein MSIIGRPNVGKSTLMNQMIGKKVAIMSDKPQTTRNRIVGVLNAPGGQAIFLDTPGIHKPKHKLGEIMVTTARKTLNEVDLILYVVDASEEPGGGEQFISQMLKDIKTPVFLVVNKLDAVNREEGLKKISQYSQMVAWQELIPVSAKEKTNLDRLKDLIFAKLPEGPLYYPAGSFTDQPERQLMAEMIREKVLHATREEIPHSVAVIIEHLQETPKGGMVVHATIFTERDSQKGILIGKGGSLLKEVGQKARQEIEALLGTSIYLELWVKVKKDWRQRPDVLRSFGFDEKME; this is encoded by the coding sequence ATCAGCATCATCGGCCGTCCAAACGTGGGCAAGTCGACACTGATGAACCAAATGATCGGCAAAAAAGTGGCCATCATGTCTGACAAGCCCCAGACAACGCGCAACCGCATCGTCGGGGTGCTCAACGCGCCAGGCGGACAGGCCATCTTTCTGGACACCCCCGGCATTCACAAGCCCAAGCACAAACTGGGCGAGATCATGGTCACGACAGCCCGCAAGACCTTGAACGAGGTGGACCTGATCCTCTATGTCGTCGACGCGTCGGAGGAACCGGGCGGGGGAGAACAGTTCATCAGCCAAATGCTCAAAGACATCAAAACGCCCGTCTTTCTCGTTGTCAACAAGCTGGACGCCGTCAACCGGGAAGAGGGATTGAAGAAAATCAGCCAGTATAGCCAAATGGTGGCATGGCAGGAACTGATCCCTGTCTCGGCGAAGGAAAAAACTAACCTGGACCGGCTCAAGGACCTGATCTTCGCCAAACTGCCGGAAGGCCCTCTTTACTACCCGGCAGGCTCCTTCACTGATCAGCCGGAACGACAGTTGATGGCGGAAATGATCCGGGAGAAGGTTCTCCATGCCACCCGGGAGGAGATCCCCCACTCGGTGGCCGTCATCATTGAACACCTACAAGAGACGCCCAAGGGTGGCATGGTCGTCCATGCCACCATCTTTACTGAACGGGATTCTCAAAAGGGGATCCTCATCGGCAAGGGCGGCTCTCTGCTCAAAGAGGTTGGTCAGAAGGCAAGACAGGAGATCGAGGCGCTGCTGGGAACTTCGATCTATCTTGAACTCTGGGTGAAGGTGAAGAAAGACTGGCGCCAGCGCCCTGATGTGTTGCGATCCTTCGGTTTCGACGAAAAAATGGAGTGA
- the cdd gene encoding cytidine deaminase, translated as MVSTTDQNPVLSDATLNNLIKAARQARERAYAPYSRFRVGAALLGEDGAIYSGCNIENSAYGLTNCAERTALFKAVSEGCHRFNALVLTSDAPSPVTPCGACRQVLGEFAPQMPVYMVDDQGRREVSRVSDLLPGIFRLSEVIKPTQPESSKD; from the coding sequence ATGGTATCAACGACCGATCAAAATCCGGTTCTATCGGATGCAACGCTGAACAATTTGATCAAAGCGGCCCGTCAAGCCCGCGAGCGCGCCTATGCGCCCTATTCGCGCTTTCGCGTCGGCGCGGCGCTGCTGGGGGAAGACGGGGCCATCTACAGTGGCTGCAACATCGAAAACAGCGCCTATGGCTTGACCAACTGCGCCGAACGGACAGCGCTATTCAAAGCCGTATCGGAAGGCTGTCACCGATTCAATGCCCTTGTCCTGACCTCTGACGCGCCGTCGCCGGTTACGCCCTGTGGCGCCTGCCGCCAGGTCTTAGGCGAGTTTGCTCCCCAAATGCCTGTCTATATGGTCGATGACCAGGGACGCCGGGAGGTCAGTAGGGTAAGTGACTTGCTTCCAGGCATCTTCCGGCTTTCCGAAGTCATCAAACCGACACAACCGGAATCATCGAAAGACTGA
- a CDS encoding diacylglycerol kinase codes for MDLRKLLRSFCYAWRGIIWVIKTQQNMRIHLIAAVTALAMAAWFRLGGWELAWVVTAVFLVLAGESFNSAIEAAIDRIGPERHPLSGAAKDAAAGAVLLLALHALIAGIIIFGPRLAGLLRSAFTAALPDAHCLSLV; via the coding sequence ATGGACCTGAGAAAACTCCTCCGTTCTTTCTGCTACGCCTGGCGCGGCATCATCTGGGTGATCAAGACGCAACAGAACATGCGGATCCATCTTATCGCCGCTGTGACCGCTCTGGCCATGGCCGCCTGGTTTCGACTGGGCGGATGGGAACTGGCCTGGGTGGTCACCGCTGTTTTTCTGGTCCTGGCCGGCGAATCCTTCAATTCCGCCATTGAAGCGGCAATCGATCGCATCGGCCCAGAACGACACCCCCTGTCCGGCGCCGCCAAGGACGCCGCCGCCGGTGCCGTTCTCCTGCTGGCGCTGCACGCGCTGATCGCCGGCATCATCATCTTCGGTCCACGCCTCGCCGGCCTTCTCCGGTCCGCTTTCACCGCCGCGTTGCCGGACGCGCACTGTCTATCATTGGTGTAA